GTTGCTGCTTTTGCTTGTGCTTGATCTTGTTGCACAACCCGTTCTTCTGCTTGATCTACAGATTGATCTTTTTGATCTTTTTCTGCATCTCCTGATTGATCTTCTGGTTGTAACTTAATTTTAGGTTCAACTATCTTTTTTCTTTCTAAATTACCAAGAAAAATTTCCTTATAATCTCTATGAAGAGTCTCTAAAAAACCAGCAAGTAAACTATATTTCCTTATTTCGCAATTATAATACAGATTGTCCACTAGTTGAATTTTGATATCCGAATTATCTACATATTTCTTGCTTATCCAATCTTTAACATATGAAGATACATACTCATAATCAATATCATCAGAATTTAGTATTGGAAAATTAACTATTGTCTCATCATTTTTTTTAGACTGAATCTCATCGCTCATATAAGTTTGCCAAAATCTATCTCTCCTTAAATAAAGTCTTCTTATCAAATACTTCAACGTAAATTTCATATCGTCTCTCCTTTTGCATTTTGCATCAAAATTTTTTCTTTGTCTGGATCTTGCTCTTGATATTGAAGCATAATTCCTAAACTAGCAAGAGAAAGTCCTTTGGTTGTTTTGAATCCTTCAAAATTAGTGTTAATTTGTGGCCGCGGCGGGCGTACAGCAATATTATCTCCCCTACTCTCTTCATATAAAGGGTACAACTTTGCAATATCACCACTAGAATCGCCATTTTCAATACTTCCTACATAAGATCGTATTTCTTCTTTAACCTCCATTCTCAACTTTGCCTTTTCTTCTTCTCTCCTTCTGATTCGCTCTTTTCTTTCTTGTTCTTCTTGCCTAAATAACCTTTCTATATATTCTTGTTGTCGTTTGAGCTGCAGTTTGCGTTCTTTTTCTGTTTTCTCTTTTTCTTTTTTTTCTTCTTCTTCGTCTTTCACATTTTTTGACGCATTAAAGTCAAAATTTTTGCCTGCTAATCTTATTTTTTCGCCATATTTTTCTTTTGTCGTCGTATAATTTTTCTTATACTTATGCGAGTACCAATCTTTGAATCGACCCTCCCATATGAGATCATAGTCGTTTATCACGCCATCTTTTCTTTTCATCATCATCCACACTTTGTACTTGTATCTGTTGCCAAATTGCTTTAGAAAGTGTTTCAAAATATCTTCGATATCATATTCTTTCCCATACTCATTTATGGCAGTCTCCAAATTTAGCAGGGCGTTTATGTATGTTGAATCGTTGTTGCTCAGCTCTTTCACCTGTTGCATATAGTTTCTGCTTATTTTGTGCACATCGATCAGTCTAGTTTTTACGCCAATTCGTTTGAATCGCACTTTTTCACTTTTTTGTTCACCACTTTTTGGTTTTTCACATGAAATACTTTTTGCAGAGTTTTTCTCTAAAGAGTTTTTAGAATTCTCTTTATTTATATTGCTTATATTAGCTTTATTAATAACGTCCGGTGTTTGCACATGCGAAATTATACCCATACGATTTTTATGAAGTTGTTCGTTATTTTTTTCTTCTATTTTTTCTGTGATAAATTTTGTAGTTTTTGAATTTATATTTTTGGGTTCGTTATCAAAAGGTTCATTAAGATCGAAATTTCCAATGATGATTTTATCTTTCAAATTATCTTGTAGCATTTGTGTTAGATATTCTAATATTGCGTCTTTATGTGTAGGCATTAGTTCCATGTTTTGCACATAATAAGCAACACTTCCTTTTCCTTTACCAAATCTTATAATTTTAGATTTTATTAGATTTAGGTTGTTTAGTAGCTTTATGTCTAATTCTAGTGTGCGTTTACATACTTTTTTTGCAGCATCATTTTCTAATAATTTAAGTACTATTTTTTGGATATCACAAGCTGAATATTCTTCAATACCCATTGATTGTTTATAATTTGTATTTTTAGTATTTATTGCCCAATAAACTTTAATTATTCTTTTATAGCGTTTAAGCATCTTGATTATTTGCAATTTAACATATGACATTCGTATTGTTTGACTATTATTGGGATCTTTATGGATATTTAGTTCTACAAGGCTTTTTAATATTGCATTTATTTGACCTTCTGGGTCTTTATATTTGAAATTATTATTATCTTTTGCTATACTTACCATAGTGTGATTTTTTTTGTCCAAAGTTTAGATTTTCTTTTTTAAAGAATCTTTGGACTTTAATTTGTATACTATTATATATAAATATTTCACTCTTGACTAGTTTCGTGGTAGGGGTGATTTTTTTATCAAAAAATTAAAAAGAATACTCCACCTATAATTTCTATGAAATTTAGGTGGAGATGAATTTGTAACGTAAGTTAAAATATAATATAATAATTTTAAAAGATAATGAGTGCTAATAAAGCTTATAAATACAGAATATATCCCAATACCAATCAAAAGAAATATTTTTCAAAAGTATTTGGATGTGTAAGATTTTTGTATAACAAAATGTTAAGTGATAAGAAAGATTATTATGAGAAAAATAAGAAAAGTCTTAGTGTTAATCCAAGTAATTATAAAAATGAATTTCCATTCTTAAAGGAAGTTGATAGTTTGGCTCTTTGTAGCGCATGGATTGACTTAAATTCTGCGTATAGTAATTTTTTTAGGGAAATTAAAAAAGGAAATAGAATGCAAGGATTTCCTAAATATAAAAGTAAGAAAAATAGGCAAACTTTTAGAACTAATAATCAAAAAAACTCAATAAGAATAGAAAATGATTATATAAAGCTACCTAAAATAGGATTTGTCAAGTTGGCTCTACATAGGAAAATTAAAAGCAATGAAGTTATTAAAAATGTAGTAGTAGAAAAAGATACTGATGATAAATATTACATTTCAGTAGCAGTTGAGTGCTTAGATGTTAAAAATAACGATAAAACTAAATGCAATAACAATAAAAAAGAGATAGTTGGTATTGATATGAGTATGAGGCATTTTTTAGTAAGTAGTGAAGGTGAGAAAATCAATCATCCTAAATATTTACTAAAAAATGAACGCAAACTTAAGAAATGCCAAAGAAAACTATCAAAAAAACAAAAGGGCTCTAGGAATAGAGCTAAATCTAGATTAAGAGTTGCCAAGTTGCATAGGAAAATTTCAAATCAAAGAAAAGATTTTTTACATAAATTATCTTATTATTTTGTAGCTAATTATAAAAATATAGCAATAGAAAACTTATCAATTAAAGGCATGCAAAAAGGAATGTTTGGCAAAAGTGTTAATGATTTGGGATGGCATGAGTTTGTAAGACAATTATCATATAAATCAGAGTGGTCTAAATCTTATTTGCATAAAGTTGATAGATATTTTCCATCAAGCAAGCTATGCAACAATTGCGGTATTAAAAATACAACTCTGAAATTAAGTGATACTAGGTGGACTTGTAGTGGTTGTAATATTTTGCACGATAGAGATATAAATGCAGCTCTAAATCTTAAAGCTTATTATTATAAGGAAATAAAAACTAAGGTAGGAACTGCCTGAAGTAAAGCTTGTGGACCATGCTCTAGTGGATGACCGTTCTTATAGAACCTAAAAAGCTATCATGGGATGAAACAAGAAGCTATTTCTATAATCTTTGATTTAGAAATAGTAGTTCACTCGATAATTTTCGGAAAACCATCGATTAAAATGGAGGGTATTGCAACACTTTCTGGTAGAACGAAATTAACAGCTACACCGGCTTCGTCATTCACTACTGGTATTATGTTATATGAAAAGGTTGTTGAAGCTAAACGTAAATCTGAAGAGTATAAGGAAAGATTGAATGGATCTTATATGTTACTCTTGCCACATAAGTTTTCACCTCTCTTAGTAGATCTTTACGATGAACTTCATTATATAACAGTACGAGAGTCACTTCTGAAAGACCATAATATATCAACATCAGTCTTAAAAGGGCTTGAACATCCAATTCTGTATGAACCTGATCCCGCAATAATGTTTGTTCCTATTATGTCTGAAATAGGCTTTAGAAGATTTGGAGATTCTAAAGGTGATTATATCCATGCATCAATGCAGACGGCAGGAGTTGTTCATTTACGTCCAGAAGAAGTTGTTGAGATAACTATTACTAGTTAGTTATTTGGCTTATAGAGAGATTGACTAATATATGAATCAAGGTGTTGATATTAGTAATAACGATGATGTTTTGCTTCATAGCTGGATCAGTATGACTTCTATAGAATCTTTACGTATGATGTGTATGAAAGATGATGGTCGTATAGATATACCATTGAGTCTTAGGCCAGAGCTTTTAGAGTGTTTGAGGTATACAAAATCAATTCTGGGTCTCTATCATATAGAAAGTGATGCTTATAATAATTGGTTATTCATATTGCTAGAGGTAGTTTACACTGATGTATTTTATGCTAAATGCTTTAAGTCCGGGATTCAAAAAGATTGCAAATTCAAAAATTTGCTTGATCAGATTGATTCTCTTTTTGCTAGAGTTGATCAGAGTACTTTTTTGAGCATTGGGTAAGTAAATTTGGGAGGTTAAGATTTGTGATTAACGTTAATGATATTAAGTCTAGGATTAGTAAGTCAATTTTTGATAAAGCAAAAAGTTTTATAGGAATTAAGGTGAACTACTATTTCTAAATCAAAGATTATAGAAATAGTAGTTCACTTATATTCTTAAAGTTTCCCCTTGATTAACATCTTTTACTTTATACATATACCCCCCTCTCTAATTATTTGAGTAGTAATAAAAATAGAAATAAATCATCATATGACATGATCTGCTGCATTTTCATTCGGATAGAAAACATATAATTTTAAATTATAGTCAATGATAAATG
The Borrelia duttonii Ly DNA segment above includes these coding regions:
- a CDS encoding RNA-guided endonuclease TnpB family protein; translated protein: MSANKAYKYRIYPNTNQKKYFSKVFGCVRFLYNKMLSDKKDYYEKNKKSLSVNPSNYKNEFPFLKEVDSLALCSAWIDLNSAYSNFFREIKKGNRMQGFPKYKSKKNRQTFRTNNQKNSIRIENDYIKLPKIGFVKLALHRKIKSNEVIKNVVVEKDTDDKYYISVAVECLDVKNNDKTKCNNNKKEIVGIDMSMRHFLVSSEGEKINHPKYLLKNERKLKKCQRKLSKKQKGSRNRAKSRLRVAKLHRKISNQRKDFLHKLSYYFVANYKNIAIENLSIKGMQKGMFGKSVNDLGWHEFVRQLSYKSEWSKSYLHKVDRYFPSSKLCNNCGIKNTTLKLSDTRWTCSGCNILHDRDINAALNLKAYYYKEIKTKVGTA
- a CDS encoding plasmid maintenance protein, which encodes MDKKNHTMVSIAKDNNNFKYKDPEGQINAILKSLVELNIHKDPNNSQTIRMSYVKLQIIKMLKRYKRIIKVYWAINTKNTNYKQSMGIEEYSACDIQKIVLKLLENDAAKKVCKRTLELDIKLLNNLNLIKSKIIRFGKGKGSVAYYVQNMELMPTHKDAILEYLTQMLQDNLKDKIIIGNFDLNEPFDNEPKNINSKTTKFITEKIEEKNNEQLHKNRMGIISHVQTPDVINKANISNINKENSKNSLEKNSAKSISCEKPKSGEQKSEKVRFKRIGVKTRLIDVHKISRNYMQQVKELSNNDSTYINALLNLETAINEYGKEYDIEDILKHFLKQFGNRYKYKVWMMMKRKDGVINDYDLIWEGRFKDWYSHKYKKNYTTTKEKYGEKIRLAGKNFDFNASKNVKDEEEEKKEKEKTEKERKLQLKRQQEYIERLFRQEEQERKERIRRREEEKAKLRMEVKEEIRSYVGSIENGDSSGDIAKLYPLYEESRGDNIAVRPPRPQINTNFEGFKTTKGLSLASLGIMLQYQEQDPDKEKILMQNAKGETI